Part of the Sorghum bicolor cultivar BTx623 chromosome 1, Sorghum_bicolor_NCBIv3, whole genome shotgun sequence genome, cgctaccagggggaaggatgcgaCCATCCCCCAACATTtataagattcaatgtgaccgaGAATTTAAAAAAtgctccaaaattttttaagatttttggtTATACATCAAATTTTAGAacatatgtatagagcattaaatataaacgaaaacaaaaactaattatacagtttacttgTAGTTTGCCAGACGAAtcatttaaacctagttagtctataattagataatatttatcacactcaaataaaaatgctatggTAACAatttcttaaaaaattttggaactaaacaagtcctaaagGTCAACAGAAGAATTGCAACAAGGCCTATAATGAAAAAGTGGCCCGTGATTCGGCCCATCCCATCAGGATCGGCCTGCCATTTCGCATCCCATCGGGATCAGACCGAGAACGCTGTCTTCCAAAAGCTGAAGCAAGCCCTTCACTGCACTGCGCTGCGCTAGTTGATTGATCGCACAAGACGGTTGCTAATCGCGTCCCCGGTCCCCCGTCCTGCCTGCACATGCAATCGCAGTCGCAAACCTCAAACCAGGACCAACAAAAGCAGGGCGTGCGGTGACCGGTGGAGGAAGGAGACGCTCGGCCCGGCCGAAGTGCGTGCGAAACAGGCGACGAGCCCAGGAAAGGCGTGGGCAGGGCAGGAGCACAGGACGGGGCCGCTGCCCACGCGGGTCCCTGTTCCCCCGCAGCAGAAGTCCACATCACGTCTCGGCCGGGCCCCGGCCGGCACTGCCGCTGCTGCCCACGGAAGCGCTGCGCCGTGCGGGGCCAGCTGCAACTGCAATCAATGCGCCGCAGTACACGATTGATGACGCCGTCTGCATGCCCGCCAGCCCGaaccctgccctgccctgccctggcGCGGCGCGGTTAAAAGCGAATCTAACCGGACCACGAGTCCACGACGGCCGGGGAAAAAAGGTTTTTGGCCTTGTGCCGGGTGGGGGGTGCCTCCTGGTTCTTTCGAAACCCGCAGAGCGCGCGACGCGACGGTAGTATAAAAAGTGCTCTGGTACTCGGCTTTGGCTGACGTTCcattcgtcgtcgtcgtctcccctgcctctccctctcctctcgaAATCCCAAATCGGCCTCGTCGTACAGcctgcggggggggggggggggggggggggggggcaccgCTGAGCCGACTCGTCATTCCTGCTGCGAGAGCCCCAGCTGTTCCGTGTCTGTGTGGACACCGTACCGGAGGGAGGAATGGAGGCGGGCGGAGCGGGAGGGAGGAGGCCGGCGGTGGGGAGGGTGGAGGCGAGCCCGGAGCGTGGCAGGCCGACGGCGTACGCGTTGTCGGCGAGGCCGGCGCCGGCGAGGCCCATGAGGAAAGTGCAGATCATCTACTACCTCTGCCGGAACGGGCAGCTGGAGCACCCGCACTTCATGGAGCTCGCGCAGCACCCGCACCAGCCACTCCGCCTCAAAGGTACGACTGCTCTGGAGTTTGGAGCTCTAGCTCTACCTGCTTGTTGTTTCCTTTCTTTGCTCACTCTGAGGCTGGTGAGGCTGCTGACGCTGCTGCAATCTTCTTGATTCTCGCGGGCGGATGTGTTGTGAAGATGTCATGGACAGGCTCACGCTGCTGAGGGGCAAGGGCATGCCGGCGCTCTTCTCATGGTCCTGCAAGAGGTACGTATTGCTGTACTCTACATTGCACGGGCAACGTGCGTACTTTTGAGAGCAGGACTGGTGAGCTTACACGCAAATTTGCTGCCACATTTTGATTGTTGTAGGAACTACAAGAACGGGTACGTGTGGAACGACCTGTCGGAAAACGACGTGATCTACCCGTCCGACGGCGTGGAGTACGTGCTCAAGGGCTCCGAGATCTTCCCGGGCTGCTCCTCTGGTACCCATCGATCCTCGTCTCCGTATTACTTTCCATCTCGTCCGTTGCCCTTGCTGAAAATCCATCTCGTCCGTTGCCCTTGCTGAAAATGTTCATGGCTTGCACAGTTGCATAGTATGAAAGCGAGAAGCATAATATGTGCAGCACGGTAGGTTTATCTTGATTATCTGCCGTAAGCAAGCTACTCCTACTGTACTGCTCCATTTTCACACGCTAAACCGTCCGTCAACCCGGTTGGACTTGGACAACCATGCGAGCGCAGCCTTTTTTTGCCTTTTTCACACGCTGCAAGTCTGGCCTTTCTGCACCACCTCGTAATTCGCGAAGACTTTGCGATGTGGAAGCGCCCATCATCTGGAAATTAATTCGCCACCTGTCTCGCCAGCTCATTCAATTCGTCTTTTTTACGTATTTCCGTCTCTCCCTGACACTTGTCCTGGCGCTGCTTGCAGATCGCTTCCAGCACCTCCGCGTGACCGATAGGTCGCCGACGAAGCCGGCGCTGGCGCTGCCCCACATGAGCCACAAGCAGTACGCGGACAGCTACAGAGACGACGCCGTAGAGGACCGGGAGGACGACGAGCTGGGGTATTCGTACCACCACCGCCGGACGGCGTCGTCAGGCCGGCTCGTCGCCGCGCGCGCCGACAAGCCCGCCGTCTCGGCGCGCGCCACCAACCGGGCCCGCCCCGTGGAGCTCCCCGTCGAGGAGACCTCGCCGCcgtcctcgacctcctcggacAAGCCGCCCGCGCCGGCGACGACGCATCAGCAGCAGCAGACGGGGCGGCGGGCCTCGGACCTGCTGCAGGAGCCCGTGGAGCCGAGCCGTCCGGCATCCATGCTACTGCAGCTCATCGCGTGCGGGTCGACGGCGCCGGTGGCCGCGGGAGGCGGTGGTGGCTCGGGCAGGTGCCGCGCCGAGCCGCGTCGGAGCTGTGGCCTGGTGAGCCGTCTCTCGGCCCGCGGCGGcgcggacgaggacgaggacgaagaGGAGGAAGCGGCGGGGGGCGAACTGGG contains:
- the LOC8054268 gene encoding protein UPSTREAM OF FLC; translation: MRKVQIIYYLCRNGQLEHPHFMELAQHPHQPLRLKDVMDRLTLLRGKGMPALFSWSCKRNYKNGYVWNDLSENDVIYPSDGVEYVLKGSEIFPGCSSDRFQHLRVTDRSPTKPALALPHMSHKQYADSYRDDAVEDREDDELGYSYHHRRTASSGRLVAARADKPAVSARATNRARPVELPVEETSPPSSTSSDKPPAPATTHQQQQTGRRASDLLQEPVEPSRPASMLLQLIACGSTAPVAAGGGGGSGRCRAEPRRSCGLVSRLSARGGADEDEDEEEEAAGGELGRRFGHLAVENKEYFSGSIVEGAGGRGTPLPASSLKRSNSYNEERSCRPGAGAIGEETTMMDEQMEGDGGIRGRCIPGRKKPTPPQK